The Streptomyces sp. NBC_00224 genome contains the following window.
TTGCCGCAGCCGGAGAGCAGCAGGGCTGCGGCGCCGGCGGCGAGCAGCAGAAGTGCTGCGCGGGCGGGGCGGCGGTGGCGGGTCAAGGTGCTCCTGTCGTGCGGACGGCGGCACCGGGAACGGCACCGCCCCCGGCTACTTCACCTTCACCAGATCGGCGTAGAAGATGATGTTGGCCGAGCGGTGGCCGTTCTTGATCGGGCCGCCGCAGGTGATGAGGCGGAGTTCCGGACGGTCGGTCTTTCCGTAAACCTTATTCGTAGGGAAGTCTGTTTTGTCCACTTGCTGAGTCTCGCGGATCCGGAAGACGGCGGTGGAACCGTCCGCCCTGCCGACCTCGATGACGTCCCCCACGTGCATCTTCTTCACATCGCGCAGCAGGGCCGGGCCCTTCGCGGTGTCGTAGTGCGCCACGATCACGGACGCGCCCTTCTCGCCGGGCGTGACACTGCCGGTGTACCAGCCCGCCAGCTCCGCCTTGTCGACCGGGGGCACCTCCAGCTCCTGCTTCTCGTCCACACCCAGACGCAGCACCGGGCTCGCGTCGACGCCCGCCGACGGGATGACCACCCGGGTCGGCTCGGCCGCCTTCAGCGGGCCCACCTGCTGGCGGGCCTGTGTGGTGGTGGCGTTCTGGACGGTGACGTCGGGAGCCTTGGCCCCGGACGAACCCGAGCCGCAGGCTGCCAGCCCGCCGCCCACGGCGAGGGCGAGCGCGGCGGCGGCCGCGAGCCGGGCCGTGCGGCGCGGACGGGGGCGGGAGGGCGTGGACGCAGTCATGGCCACCACGCTAGGCGGGCGGTGTTGCGGAGCTTTCCCGGCCTTGTAACAGCTGTCCATAACCGCGGCGACGGCGTCGTTACTGCTGGTAGGGGTTCTGCCCGGGAGCCTGTCCCTGCATCTGGCCCGGCTGCGGCTGCGGCTGCGGCTGGTGGCCCGGCTGCGGCCCGGCGGCCGACGCGAGCAGCTGCTCGGCCGCTTCCTTGGTGATCTGCTGCTCCATGCCGCAGAAGGTGCACTGCGTGCGGTACTTGGTGGAGACCGGGAAGAGCGGGATGAAGAACAGCGTGAACTTGGTGACGTACTTGCGCAGGCCGTGAGCGGCCGGATTGCCGCAGTTCCCGCAGACGAGCGTCATCATGGCGAGCTGGTACAGATATCCCTTGGTGCCCCAAATGAGCATCGGACTTCCCCTCCCGAGGTAAAGCGGCGCGTGTGCGCGCAGTAGCGGCTCGCACTATACGAGCCGCGATATTGCCCTGCGCGGCCGGTGCTGTTCCCATGGGCGTGGGGGTGATGCGGGATGTCGGGACTGCGGGTGACACCGGTGCACCGGCACGGACGGGCACGGCTGTACGTCAGCCTCCCGGACGGCAGGAGCGCCGCCTGGTACGACAGGGACAGCGGGCGGGTCAGCCTGCTCCTGGAAGAGTGCCGCGACGCCGTCCTGGCCGCGCTCGCGCCCTTCGTCGTGGGCGAGGTGACGGTCGGCCCGCCGCCCGTACCGACCTCCGCCGACCTGGCCCGGCTCTCCCTCCACCCCGACGACGACCTGGCGCCGAACCGCCCCGGCGAGGCGCTCCTCGGGGAACTGGAACACGCGGGCCCGGCGCGCCGCTTCCGCGAGGACCCGCGCCGTGTCCTGCTCGCGGCGCAGGAGCGGGTGGGGGCGGGCCTCGACGCGCTGGAGGGGGCGGGGTGGCGGATCCTGCACTCGGTGCCGCTGCCCGGTGACGGCCGCCTCGACCACCTGGCGATCGGCCCGGCCGGGGTGCTCACGGTCCGTACGCTCGCGGCGCACCGGCACCGGGTGCGGATCGCCGACCCCCAGGTCGGGGTCGGCCGTTCCGCGCCGGCGCCGGTACTGCGGTGGGTCCGGCGGGACGCGGAACGGGCGTCGCTGGCGTTGGCGGCGGGGGTGCGGGGGGTGTTGGTGGTGGCGGACTCCGACCGCGTCGAGCTGGCCGCCCCGCCGCGGGACGTACGGGTCCTGCGCGACGCGGAGCTTCCCGGTCTGGCGCGGCTGGGTGGGGTGCTGAAGCCGGCGGATGTGGAGGGGCTGTACTGGACGGCGCGGGACCGCCGGACGTGGCTGAGGGTTTGAGCCCCCACCCCGCCCCTTCACCTAGACCCTCCGGGGGTGGGTGGGGGTGGGGGTGGTCTCCCGGGGGCTGCGCCCCCGGACCCCTTTTGCGGGGCCTGCGGCCCCTTCACCCCGCTTCGGGGCTCCGCCCCGGACCCCCGTTCGTCTGCGGACCGTGGCTGGCTGGTCGCGCAGTTCCCCGCGCCCCTTAGGGCACCCCACTCCTCAGACGCCGGAGGGGCTGACTTTCGTGCCGCCGGGGCCGGAGTTACCTAAGGGGCGCGGGGAACTGCGCGACCAGCCACATCCGACCCGCAGACAAAAGAGGGTTCGGGGGCGCAGCCCCGGGAGAGCCGTCCTCACCCCCCACCCACCCCCGGAGGGTTTAGGGAAGGGGCGGGGTGGGGGCTCAAACCGGTGGAGACTGCCGCAGGCGCAGCACCGTTGTCACCCCCAGCCGCGCGGACCCCCGCTCCACCTCCGCCAACACCCCACCCCCGTCCACCGACGTGTACCCCACCTCCCCCCACCCCGGCGCCACAGCCGTACGGGTAGGAGCCGAAGGCGGCAAGTGGGCCCGGCCCGCCTCCGCCCGCAGTGACGACGACAGCGGCGTGGAGACCGTCACCTCGTCGTCCCCCGGCAGCACCAGGACCAGCGCGCTGGGGCGCCGCGCGGACCCCACGTACCCCACCACCACCCCCTCCCACGTCTCCGTGTGCCGCAGTTTGCGCCACGCGCGTCTGCCGCCCTGGTACGGGGAGTCGTCCCGCTTGGCCACCAGGCCCTCGATCCCGCTCGCCGGGAGCGTCTCGTACCAGGTGAGGGCCGTCTCCACATCGCGAGTCGCCGGGACCGGCTGGAGCGGGGGGCCCAAGGGGTCCAGCAGGGACACCAGTCGGGCCCGGCGCTCCCCGTACGGCAGGCGCCGCACGTCCTCGCCCCCGTCGGCGAGGACGTCGAACGCCGCGTACGACGCCGGCAGCCGGGCCGCGAGGAGACCGGCCCGGCCCGGCGTCGCCGCCGCCCGGCGCTGCACCGCCGCGAAGTCCGTGCGGCCGCCCGTCCACACCACGACCTCCCCGTCGAACACGCACCCCGCCGGCACCGCCAGCGCCGCCGCCACCAGGTCGGGGAACGCGGCCGTCACGATCCGCCCCGACCGGGCCTGGAGCACCACCCCGTCCGCCTCCCGGAACACCACCATCCGGTGGCCGTCGAACTTCGGCTCGTACCACCAGCCCGGCCCGCGCGGCAGCTCCCGTACGGACTGCGCCAGCGCCACCCGCACCGGCGGCCGCACGCTCACGGCAGCCGCCCCGCCCGGTTGAGGTTGATCAGGGGCCCCAGCAGGTCTCCGTCCCTCGACAGGCGCGGTTCCATGTCGCCCAGCAAAAAGACCAGATCATCAGCCCTGCGGCAGGACTCCACCTCGTCCCACGACACCGGCGCCGACACCGTCGGCCGCTCCCTCGCCCGGAGCGTGTAGGGCGTCGCCGTCGTCTTCGCCGCCGCGTTCTGGCTGTGGTCGACGAACACCTTGCCGGGGCGCAACACCTTCGCCATGCGGTGCGTGACCAGGTCCGGGAGCGCCGCCTCCGCCTCCTTCGCCAGCTCCTTCGCGTACTGGGAGACCCGCTCGGACGGGGTCGGCTCCAGCGGGACCAGCAGGTGCAGGCCCTTGGAGCCGGAGGTCTTCGCGTACGCGTGCAGGCCGTCCGCCGTCAGGCGCTCGCGCAGCCACCGCGCCACCGCGCAGCACTCCACCACCGTCGCCGGGTCCCCGGGGTCCAGGTCGAAGACCATCCGGTCGGCCCGCGCGGGCGCGTCCGCCTGCCACTGGGGGGTGTGGAACTCCACCACCAGGTTGGCCGCCCACATCAGGGTCGACAGGTCCGGGACCGTCACCT
Protein-coding sequences here:
- a CDS encoding class F sortase, producing MTASTPSRPRPRRTARLAAAAALALAVGGGLAACGSGSSGAKAPDVTVQNATTTQARQQVGPLKAAEPTRVVIPSAGVDASPVLRLGVDEKQELEVPPVDKAELAGWYTGSVTPGEKGASVIVAHYDTAKGPALLRDVKKMHVGDVIEVGRADGSTAVFRIRETQQVDKTDFPTNKVYGKTDRPELRLITCGGPIKNGHRSANIIFYADLVKVK
- a CDS encoding zinc-ribbon domain-containing protein; translation: MLIWGTKGYLYQLAMMTLVCGNCGNPAAHGLRKYVTKFTLFFIPLFPVSTKYRTQCTFCGMEQQITKEAAEQLLASAAGPQPGHQPQPQPQPGQMQGQAPGQNPYQQ
- a CDS encoding nuclease-related domain-containing protein, which translates into the protein MSGLRVTPVHRHGRARLYVSLPDGRSAAWYDRDSGRVSLLLEECRDAVLAALAPFVVGEVTVGPPPVPTSADLARLSLHPDDDLAPNRPGEALLGELEHAGPARRFREDPRRVLLAAQERVGAGLDALEGAGWRILHSVPLPGDGRLDHLAIGPAGVLTVRTLAAHRHRVRIADPQVGVGRSAPAPVLRWVRRDAERASLALAAGVRGVLVVADSDRVELAAPPRDVRVLRDAELPGLARLGGVLKPADVEGLYWTARDRRTWLRV
- a CDS encoding ATP-dependent DNA ligase, giving the protein MSVRPPVRVALAQSVRELPRGPGWWYEPKFDGHRMVVFREADGVVLQARSGRIVTAAFPDLVAAALAVPAGCVFDGEVVVWTGGRTDFAAVQRRAAATPGRAGLLAARLPASYAAFDVLADGGEDVRRLPYGERRARLVSLLDPLGPPLQPVPATRDVETALTWYETLPASGIEGLVAKRDDSPYQGGRRAWRKLRHTETWEGVVVGYVGSARRPSALVLVLPGDDEVTVSTPLSSSLRAEAGRAHLPPSAPTRTAVAPGWGEVGYTSVDGGGVLAEVERGSARLGVTTVLRLRQSPPV
- the ligD gene encoding non-homologous end-joining DNA ligase encodes the protein MTPITWVEGRRIALSRLEKVLYPATGTTKGEVLHYYASVAGALLAHLHNRPVSFLRYPDGPDGQLFFTKNPPPGTPSWVTTAPVPRSEDSEARQVTVPDLSTLMWAANLVVEFHTPQWQADAPARADRMVFDLDPGDPATVVECCAVARWLRERLTADGLHAYAKTSGSKGLHLLVPLEPTPSERVSQYAKELAKEAEAALPDLVTHRMAKVLRPGKVFVDHSQNAAAKTTATPYTLRARERPTVSAPVSWDEVESCRRADDLVFLLGDMEPRLSRDGDLLGPLINLNRAGRLP